The following nucleotide sequence is from Sulfurimonas sp. hsl 1-7.
AATAATAGTCGGTTCCATACTAAGTCCCATATAGACACTTGTCATATCAACTTCTACAACAGTTCCGCTTCCGTCACTAAACTGTTCACCCTGAGCAAACTGAAGTTCACGTTTATAGTTTTCACGATTATACACTGCTGTATAGTTGCCAAACATCTCTGATAAAGCAGTTACAGGTGTTGCTCCACCATCTACATAAGCATTAACCTGTTCCCAGATATCATACTCTGCATTTAACATAAGTACAGCTACTTTAGAAACAACTGAACCTGTTGGTAATGTAATACCAAGTTCGCCTAATTCTGTGATCTCACTTGCAATCTCTGTTGCACTCATATTACCATTGATTACAACAGCTTTTGCGACAGGAGTACCTTCCATGCTAACTGTCATAGTACTATTCCATTGGCTATCGTGAGTACCATTACTATCAGGATTTACAAATGTACCGTCTGTTTTAAACTCTAAATAATCATACTCAAGTGTAGCTGTACCGTTTTCATCAGTATTAACTCCCCAAAAACTATATAGTGGAGTATCTGCAGGGAAGATTTGTGGAGCTGTAGCGTATGCATCAAATTCAGTAGAAGTTAGATTTTGAGATGCTTCACTCATCCCGTAAAGAGAATCTGTGTTCATTGAAGCTTCTACAAAAACACTGTATGTCACTGTTGAATTAACATCACCATCACTCATTGTAACTGTTATAGTTGCATTCCCCTCTTGTACTGTTTCAATCGTAAAATTACCATCAGAAGAGAGTGTTGTAGCTGTACCAAAAACTTGACTTGGATCGTTAATAGCAGAAATACTGTATGTCACAGTAGCACCTTCAGGATCAATAGCACCGATATTTCCAGAGATAGTCTCACCTATTAACATTGTAAATGCAGCACTATTTGCAACCGGAGGATTATTTGTTGAAATGTTTACATTTACAGTCGCTGTTGCTACACTAAAACCGTCAGTTATAGTATATGTAAAGCTATCACTTCCTGCATAACCTGCATTAGGAATATATTCTACAATATCACCTGTCCAGTTAACTGTACCATTTTGACCTTGTGTCACACTATCTATGAATAAAGTTCCTTCACCGCCAAAATCGTTTGCCAGTACATTGTATGTTACAGTTGTATCCGGCTGAGTTGTTATACTATCATCAACTGCTGTCAGTTGTGTTGGAGTCGGTTCTGTAGTCCCTCCATCAAGAGTACCGCCGTTTGCAATAAATGTTGCAATAGCTGATTTAATATCATTCACTGCTAAATCATTAAATTCTGCTTGTTCTGTATCTATTTTAAACTCTGTTGCAGCTGCTTGATAGTGACCTTTACGTACTGCACCGTCTGCTACACCTATTAAGTTATCTTCCCATTGAAAATAACTCTCTTTTCCAGCATCAGGTGTATATGTCACAATAAGTTGGCTATTAACAGTTTTTGCTTCCCATGTACCAACTTTTGTTTGTGGATATGGGTTTACTGAATGATCCGTAACTACTAAATTACCGCTCATTCCAGCAGATACACTAGTGAATTCTGTTCCAATAGAATCAACTACAGGACAGTTATGGAACATATCACACTGTACTGAAGCTGTATTTCTTTCAAAATCAACACCTGTCCACATACCTGTTACCTCATCATAAGAACCAGCCGGTGAATTTACAGACTGCATATAATCATAGATAGTACTAAATGTCTGATCTGTTGAATACCAGTTAAATGTTACAGGATCTTGTTCTTGTACTGTTGGAGCATCCCATAATTCATAAAGATCTGTTGTTGGTTTAAACGCTAAAATATACGCTTTAGCGCCTGTATTAAATGTTACATTATCTTCACCAGGAACTTGAGCATTAATCTCTGCAATAAATGCAGTACCTTCAGCTGTTGGATTTGCTAAATCGTATTCTGCTGCAATTTGTACAGCCATACCATTTTCAAATGTAATCACACCATTGTTAAGCGTATAAGATTTAAATGATTCTGTTGTCCAGCCGTTTACACCAAGTACATAGTCACTGTTAGCTTTTGTACTGGCTTCAAAAACACCCGTCGTCGTATTTAACTCATAAGCATTTTCTGTAAATGTACCGTTGTTTAAACTATGAGTTCTTAATTCAACAACCGTTTTATCATAATCTACCCATACATCAAAGTTAGAGAACTGCATACCGTCTATAAAACTGATTGCTGGAGTTGTACTGCCACTTACAGGTGCTGCTTCTGCTGCTGCTAAGGCAGTTGCCGCTGCCGCTGCATTTTCCCCTATAACAGTTGCTTTTGCTTCAAAAGTTACTTTTGCAGCATTTGCACTTACGTTTGCATCGATTGCAGCTTGTTCAGTTACATTTGCATCATTTACAATCACATTTGCAGCTTGTGCATCTGCTACTGCTTTTAATAGATCTGCATACGCACTTACTGTATTATCTGCAGCAACTTTAGCTTGGTCTGCATACGTTTGTGCATTAGGGTTTGAATCGGCAATAGTCTGTGCTGCACTCGCTGCCTTAACTGCACCGTCTTTTGCACTAGATAATACAGTTGCATTACCTTCAAGTGCTACTGTAATTGCATTTACTTCCGTTTTGTTTGCAGTGATGATAGCCAATATTCTTTCAGCTTCTGCCGCTGCAGCAGCTGCGGCTTGTTCTGCTGCTAAAATCAACTCTACTGAAGATTTTAAGTTAAGGTTTGAAATGTAGTTTGCATGAACCAATGCTACTTTTGTTTCAGCACTCAACTTTAGTTGTGTAGAAGTATTAACATCTGTTGAATTAGCATCAACCATAGCTTGTACTTGACTTTGTAAAGCTATCATTTCTAATAATGTTGTACTTGCAGCAGTTGCATTTGAATCAGACTGAGATAATAATGTAACTGCCGCCGCAGATGTAGTTAAATTGTTATCATTTATAAAAGTACCGATTTTTGATGCTAGAACATTTGTTTGATTTGCATCATTTGTCGCTTGAGAAACATAAAATGAAACAATTGTAGAATCTGCATTTACCTGTGCTTTGGCAATTGTTTCTGCTGCTAAAGCTTCTGCTGCTTCTGCTGCTGCTTGTGCTGCTGCTAAATCAGCTGCTGCCTCTGCTGCTGCTTGAGCTTCTAAAGCTGCTGCTTCACGTGCCGCTGCTGCCGCTGCTTCTGCCTCTGCTTGAAGTTGAAGAGCAATTGCTTCTTCCTCTTTTGCAGCTTGTGCTTCTAAAATTGCAGCTTCTTCTGCCGCTGCTGCTGCTTGTGCCTCTGCTGCTGCTGCTTGTGCCTCTGCTTCCGCTTTTGCTGCAGCCTCTGCTTCTGCTTTTGCGGCTAAATATGCCTTATAAGCATCTAAATCTGCTTGAGCCTGTGCTTCAGCTTCAGCTAATGCAGCTTCAGCAGCTTCTTTTGCAATTTGTGCTGCTTCTAATAGTGCAGCTTGAGCTTCTTTTTCTTGCTGAAGTGTTTCTATCGCTTGGAGATTAGCTAAACTTTGCGCTTGTGCATTTGTCAATGCTTCTAATGCTAAAGCAGCTACTTCAGTTTGTGTTGAAGTATTTACTTTTGTAATTGCTTCATTTAACCTGCTTATTGCATCAACTGTGGATGCCAACGTAACTGATTGTTCTGCACTGCTTGCATCTTCCGCTACGCTTTGTGCAACATTCTCGGCTGACACTTTGGCAGCTACACGTGCAGCTACAGCTTCTACTGTATCACCTGTATATACACGTTCAGCAGCTATTTTTGCAATAGATTCTATTTTCGTTGCATCAAGTGATACACTTGTTGTCGCACCGTCAAACTTTTGAGCAACTGCCGCAAAAACATCATTCATAGTATTTGCAGCGTTTTTATTACCCGCTCCCGCAACTGTAACCGATGCAGCGTGTACTAAAACTTGAAGTTTCGTTTGTTGTGCAAGAATTTTTTGTGCATCTGCCGCAGATGCCGGGTCTTCTATTTTTTCTAAAGGATTAAAATCAGTCAATGTTGCATTAACATTCTCTAAACCCATCGCTTTTTTTACACTTGTTTCAGCCTCAGAAGCTGTCTTACCGCTATCAACAAGTGCTTGTACTGCAGAAGTAAGAGGAGAGATTACCGAAGAACCTGCAGGAGCTTTTAGTGTTCCGCTAAATGCGTTACCCGTACCTTTATCTGTACCACCAACGACTAATAATGGTCCCTCTTGAGTACTCTCTAAGCTGTACTTACCGTTTTGGTCAGTTGTCGTACTGTCTTCACCTGCATCACAAACATTATTTTTGTTTACATCGATACAAACTGTAGAACCTGAGAGTATCCCGTCAATTGCTGTTCCCTCACTAACCACACTTGTAGTTGTACCTGAAGGAGTGGTATCACCACCACCTCCGCCACATCCAGTTATCCCTAGTACAATTGCTGTACTGAAAGACAACATAGATGTTTTTAGAAAAAAGTGTTTCATCATTTTCCCCTTTCTATTATGAAAAATTCTTATTATTATAATGATTTATGCTATATTTTCATCACATATTTGTTATTATTTTAAATCTATACTAATATTTGTTTATTAATGTAACGTTTATAAACTTCAATTATTAAATAGAATTAATTTTTCTATTTATAAATTTTTTATATATTTAAAGGGGTGATAGACACCCTTTAAACTCCATTCAGCACTCAAATATTATATGATTAAGATACAAAGAACATATAGAATTCGACTATCGATGTAAAATTCACCGCAAATTCCATAAAATTTAGATACAATGCATTCTTAAGTGAAAGATGAGGATACATTTCATCTTTAGTGTGATTTTGCTCTACCCGTGTGAACCAACCTAAAGACTCTCCAATATTTTTACACGAAATTTTTAAACAAGGTTGCTTTATGGCAGAATTAGTAAACGGATCAGTTAAATGGTTCAACGAGGAAAAAGGTTATGGTTTCATTCAACAAGATAACGGTGGAGACGATGTATTTGTACACTTCCGTCAAGTAAACAATCCAAATGGTGGTAGAGTTTCTCTTCAAGAGGGACAAAAAGTTACTTTCGAAATCGGTCAAGGACAAAAAGGTCCTCAAGCTGAGAACGTAACAGCAGTATAATTATTATACGAAGTAGGGATTTTTTCCCTACACCTTCTTTACAACTTGATAACACTCACGTGCTATCTCCAACTCTTCATCTGTTTTTATCACAAAACTTTTCAAATTTTTCAATATTTCTTTATCTAAAATCTTTTCTCGTATAACTTGGGAGTTTTCACCTATACCACCGCTAAAAACTATAGCGTCCACTTCTCCGTCAAGTAACATAAAATAAGCCCCTATATACTTATGGATTCTGCGAACCATCATCTTTATTGCAAGTTTTGCACGCTCATCATTACGATCTAATATTTGGCGTATATCGTTCTCACCGCAAACTCCGATTAGTCCCGATTTTTTATTTAATATAGTATCAACTTCCTCAACACTTAAATTTAGGGATTTTTGCATATACAATACGATTTCTGCGTCAAGATCACCGCTGCGGCTCCCCATCATTAAGCCCTCTAAAGGAGTAAATCCCATAGAGATATCTAGACTTTTTCCGTTTTTAATAGCACAAATACTCTCACCGTTTCCTAAATGGAGTGAGATAAGATTTGTCTCCTCAGGCTCTTTGTTTAAAAGCTTTGCAGCCTCTTTTAAAAGGTAACTGTGCGAAGTACCGTGAAATCCGTAACGTCTGATATGATTTTTTTCATACATCTCATACGGCAAGGCATACATATAAGCCTCTTTTTGCAAACTTGAATGAAATGCGGTATCAAACACCGCAACTTGAGGAATATTTGGAGCAAATTTTTGCATCACCTCTATCCCCTCCAAATTTGCAGGGTTATGCAGAGGTGCCAAAGGGATAAGTTCTCTAATAGTTTCAACAACCTCATCATTAATTAAAACCGTGCTATGAAACTTCTCACCCCCGTGAACAACCCTGTGTCCAATCACATCTATCTCACTAAAATCGATCGCTAAAGCCTCTAGTGCTTGATGATGATCTTTTATCTCGGAGTGCTCCTCGCCGATATGTTCAACAAATTTTTCCTCTAAAACAGTTCCACTCGGAAGCTCTAAGAGCTTAAACTTTAAAGAGGAACTCCCAGAGTTAACAACTGCTATTTTCATTTTGCCCCGCTTGTATCGCCGTAATTGCGATCGTGTTTACTATATCAGCTACCAGGCATCCGCGGCTTAGATCGTTTACAGGCTTTTTAAGACCTTGAATAATCGGTCCGATAGCTACCGCTCCGCTGCTTCTTTGTACAGCTTTATATGTGTTGTTTCCCGTATTTAGATCAGGAAAGATAAACACACTTGCCTCCCCTGCTACTTTGGAGTTTGGAAGTTTTTTTCGTGCAACATCTTTGTTGATTGCGGCATCATACTGGATAGGCCCTTCAACAAGCAGATCGGGCACTTTCTCTCTCACTAGTTTTGTAGCCTCTTTAACTTTCTCTACATCTTCACCCCAACCGCTATTGCCCGTAGAGTATGAGAGCATCGCCACTTTCGGTTCGATATCGAAAAGTTTTGCCGTTTTTGCCGAAGCGATTGCGATGTCTGCCAAATTTTTGCTGTCAGGTTCTTGATTGATCGCACAATCACCGTAGACTAAAACTTTTGTCTCAAAACACATAAAAAAAACCGAAGAGACTATGGAGATCTCTTTTGCCGTTTTGATGATCTGCAGTGCCGGTCGCATTGTATCTGCCGTGGAGTGGACAGCACCGCTTACCATCCCATCGGCAATCCCGCATTCAACCATCATCGTTGCAAAATAGTTTGCATGGCTCATTGCATCTCGTGAGGCTTGAAGAGTTAAGCCTTTCTCTTTTCTCATCTCATAAAATTTTTCCACAAAACCATCAAGAAGTTCAGAGTTTTTGTGATCGATTATCTGTGCTTTTGAAAGATCAAGTCCGAGTCTTAGATACCTGTGAGTCAACTCCTCTTTTTCCCCGAGCAAAATAATATCTGCAACATCCCGGCGCAGAATGATCTCAGCTGCACGCAGTACCCTTTCATCTTCACCCTCAGGCAGTACTATTGTTTTTTTATTTGCACGTGCCATTGCAAAAAGTTTATACTCAAACATCTGCGGAGTCATTATGTCACTAACAGTATGAGAGATCTTCTCCTCTATCAGATTAATATCTACGCTTTTATAAAACTCACCCAAAGCCAAAGCAATTTTACGCTCCGAGTTGACCCGTACACGAGGATGCAGTTTAATGATGTTTTTTGCGGTATTGTAAGTATCTGTTGCAACTGAGAGGATCGGGATTTTAAAACTCTTAAGTCCGTCGATCAGTTTCTCTATATTTCGATGTATCGACATATTAAAAGGAAATACTATCCCACTAATATTTGGATATGCAGAAGAGTGAAGTGCCCCTAAAAGTCCTAAAATAATGTCCGATCTGTCAGCTGGAACGATGATGAGATCATCTTCTTGAATATGTTCTAAAAAATTATCTAATGAAAGTGCCGCAACACGCACCTCTTTAAACGTTCTATAATAATCATGTTCTGATACGAACACCTCTTTTGCATCCAAGCCCTCTATGAGATCTTGGATAGTTGAGAGGCTTAGTTCAGAGTTCTCTTCAACTATGAAAGTGGTGTAGTCAATGTTTTGTAAAAGTGCTTTTAACTCTTGTGACTTATCTTGAGATATACGATTGACAAAAGTTGCAAAATGGTTGGAAGCCTCGGAACTGATATGCTCATTTTCTATTAAAAGGTCTTCATAAACATCTTTTACCTCTTTATCTTTTGCTCCAATGACGTTGATATATCCAGAGCCGAAGTTTTTTGCCAGCTCCATATTAAGATCATAGGCAATTGTAGCACTGAGGGCATCTTTATTGATCCCCTCACACAAGATAAAATCATAATTTTTTTCAAGCTCTTTAAACTTTTCGATCAGTTGGTTAATAAGCTCTTTTTCTCTCTTTTGCGAAAGCATCTCCTCCACATACGAGGTCTCAAATCCTACACACTGATCATAATTCATATCTAGTTTATAACGCTCTAAAATAAATTCAATGTTGTAATCTTTACAGTTTTTATCGTAGATCACCGGTCTAAAAAAAGCTACTCTATGAAGTTTACGTTTGAGAAGTTCCATCATCCCCATAGATATGAACAATGAACCTACATTTTTTTCATTTGAAGCTATATAGAGTGATTTTATTTGCATACCTTGATACCTTCTTCCTTTCAATCCCATAAGTGCGTCGAAAGTCTTTGAAAGTATTTCGTGGGACTCGTGAGTCAAGGGAGGATTTGCTCCCTAAGAAATGCTTTCAAAGACGCTCTTCAAAACGTTATTGTATAATTCTATCTAAAAACGGAAAATTTATGTGTATATGTGGAAATGAAAAAGATTTTAACGAGTGTTGTGGAGCAATTATTACAAAACAAAAAGCAGCTGCAACTGCCGAAGAACTGATGAGAAGCCGCTACTCTGCCTATGTACAGGCAAATGGTGAATACCTTGTATATTCGGCTGTAAAAGAGAACCAGTTTAATGAAGATATTGCCTTGATCGAAGAGTTCTCAAACTCCGTAGAGTGGTTAAAACTTGATGTTTTAGATGTGACACCGACAACAGTAGAGTTTAAAGCATATTATAAAGACAAAGATTCTATTCAGGTATTACACGAAAAAAGTAACTTTATCCAAGAAGACGGGATCTGGAAATATAAAGACGGAGAACTTTATAACTCAAGTGTTCAAAGAAATGAGCAGTGCCCG
It contains:
- the pta gene encoding phosphate acetyltransferase translates to MQIKSLYIASNEKNVGSLFISMGMMELLKRKLHRVAFFRPVIYDKNCKDYNIEFILERYKLDMNYDQCVGFETSYVEEMLSQKREKELINQLIEKFKELEKNYDFILCEGINKDALSATIAYDLNMELAKNFGSGYINVIGAKDKEVKDVYEDLLIENEHISSEASNHFATFVNRISQDKSQELKALLQNIDYTTFIVEENSELSLSTIQDLIEGLDAKEVFVSEHDYYRTFKEVRVAALSLDNFLEHIQEDDLIIVPADRSDIILGLLGALHSSAYPNISGIVFPFNMSIHRNIEKLIDGLKSFKIPILSVATDTYNTAKNIIKLHPRVRVNSERKIALALGEFYKSVDINLIEEKISHTVSDIMTPQMFEYKLFAMARANKKTIVLPEGEDERVLRAAEIILRRDVADIILLGEKEELTHRYLRLGLDLSKAQIIDHKNSELLDGFVEKFYEMRKEKGLTLQASRDAMSHANYFATMMVECGIADGMVSGAVHSTADTMRPALQIIKTAKEISIVSSVFFMCFETKVLVYGDCAINQEPDSKNLADIAIASAKTAKLFDIEPKVAMLSYSTGNSGWGEDVEKVKEATKLVREKVPDLLVEGPIQYDAAINKDVARKKLPNSKVAGEASVFIFPDLNTGNNTYKAVQRSSGAVAIGPIIQGLKKPVNDLSRGCLVADIVNTIAITAIQAGQNENSSC
- a CDS encoding acetate kinase, whose translation is MKIAVVNSGSSSLKFKLLELPSGTVLEEKFVEHIGEEHSEIKDHHQALEALAIDFSEIDVIGHRVVHGGEKFHSTVLINDEVVETIRELIPLAPLHNPANLEGIEVMQKFAPNIPQVAVFDTAFHSSLQKEAYMYALPYEMYEKNHIRRYGFHGTSHSYLLKEAAKLLNKEPEETNLISLHLGNGESICAIKNGKSLDISMGFTPLEGLMMGSRSGDLDAEIVLYMQKSLNLSVEEVDTILNKKSGLIGVCGENDIRQILDRNDERAKLAIKMMVRRIHKYIGAYFMLLDGEVDAIVFSGGIGENSQVIREKILDKEILKNLKSFVIKTDEELEIARECYQVVKKV
- a CDS encoding Ig-like domain-containing protein, coding for MKHFFLKTSMLSFSTAIVLGITGCGGGGGDTTPSGTTTSVVSEGTAIDGILSGSTVCIDVNKNNVCDAGEDSTTTDQNGKYSLESTQEGPLLVVGGTDKGTGNAFSGTLKAPAGSSVISPLTSAVQALVDSGKTASEAETSVKKAMGLENVNATLTDFNPLEKIEDPASAADAQKILAQQTKLQVLVHAASVTVAGAGNKNAANTMNDVFAAVAQKFDGATTSVSLDATKIESIAKIAAERVYTGDTVEAVAARVAAKVSAENVAQSVAEDASSAEQSVTLASTVDAISRLNEAITKVNTSTQTEVAALALEALTNAQAQSLANLQAIETLQQEKEAQAALLEAAQIAKEAAEAALAEAEAQAQADLDAYKAYLAAKAEAEAAAKAEAEAQAAAAEAQAAAAAEEAAILEAQAAKEEEAIALQLQAEAEAAAAAAREAAALEAQAAAEAAADLAAAQAAAEAAEALAAETIAKAQVNADSTIVSFYVSQATNDANQTNVLASKIGTFINDNNLTTSAAAVTLLSQSDSNATAASTTLLEMIALQSQVQAMVDANSTDVNTSTQLKLSAETKVALVHANYISNLNLKSSVELILAAEQAAAAAAAEAERILAIITANKTEVNAITVALEGNATVLSSAKDGAVKAASAAQTIADSNPNAQTYADQAKVAADNTVSAYADLLKAVADAQAANVIVNDANVTEQAAIDANVSANAAKVTFEAKATVIGENAAAAATALAAAEAAPVSGSTTPAISFIDGMQFSNFDVWVDYDKTVVELRTHSLNNGTFTENAYELNTTTGVFEASTKANSDYVLGVNGWTTESFKSYTLNNGVITFENGMAVQIAAEYDLANPTAEGTAFIAEINAQVPGEDNVTFNTGAKAYILAFKPTTDLYELWDAPTVQEQDPVTFNWYSTDQTFSTIYDYMQSVNSPAGSYDEVTGMWTGVDFERNTASVQCDMFHNCPVVDSIGTEFTSVSAGMSGNLVVTDHSVNPYPQTKVGTWEAKTVNSQLIVTYTPDAGKESYFQWEDNLIGVADGAVRKGHYQAAATEFKIDTEQAEFNDLAVNDIKSAIATFIANGGTLDGGTTEPTPTQLTAVDDSITTQPDTTVTYNVLANDFGGEGTLFIDSVTQGQNGTVNWTGDIVEYIPNAGYAGSDSFTYTITDGFSVATATVNVNISTNNPPVANSAAFTMLIGETISGNIGAIDPEGATVTYSISAINDPSQVFGTATTLSSDGNFTIETVQEGNATITVTMSDGDVNSTVTYSVFVEASMNTDSLYGMSEASQNLTSTEFDAYATAPQIFPADTPLYSFWGVNTDENGTATLEYDYLEFKTDGTFVNPDSNGTHDSQWNSTMTVSMEGTPVAKAVVINGNMSATEIASEITELGELGITLPTGSVVSKVAVLMLNAEYDIWEQVNAYVDGGATPVTALSEMFGNYTAVYNRENYKRELQFAQGEQFSDGSGTVVEVDMTSVYMGLSMEPTIINPNAGTWTATTYTDNNGTTVDMILMTVDDTLVGAYNKNPILVAPGIVLEDGTTTDRLSRGSYTPANSGFVEYYFNDTAAQEIVNSFNATH
- a CDS encoding YchJ family protein, which codes for MCICGNEKDFNECCGAIITKQKAAATAEELMRSRYSAYVQANGEYLVYSAVKENQFNEDIALIEEFSNSVEWLKLDVLDVTPTTVEFKAYYKDKDSIQVLHEKSNFIQEDGIWKYKDGELYNSSVQRNEQCPCGSGKKYKKCCA
- a CDS encoding cold-shock protein, whose protein sequence is MAELVNGSVKWFNEEKGYGFIQQDNGGDDVFVHFRQVNNPNGGRVSLQEGQKVTFEIGQGQKGPQAENVTAV